The Rickettsia typhi str. Wilmington sequence CACAATTGCAGTAATTTCACTTTCTTCTACTTTATTATCTATAATCTCATTTAAGTACCAATTACGAAATTCTTCAAGCGATTTATTATTAAAGTTTAAATTTAAGATGAAATCCCTAATATCTTTTTCTGCAAGCATTATAGGAAACTTAATTAACAAAGCACAAAAAGCATGCTCTAGCATTTCAAGCTCCGAATAGCAGTGACTTGAAGCTATAAGAGATGAATTGAAGTTCTGAGTTATAATTTTCTTCTGCTTTATGACTAAATTTTGCCATATTTGATCCTTAAAAAACCTGTAATAACTTGCTTTTAAATTACTATCTGATATTTTATTGCAGTAATCTTTTAAATTTTTCTCTAAATTAGCTTTTTCTTCTGCAGTTTTAAAATTCTTGCCACTATATTCAATATACCAAATCATTTCTGACAAGCTTATTCTTTTATCTATAAGCTTTGCAAAAAAATCAGCACCGTTTTTATTTACTACATCATCAGGATCAAGTCCACTTGGTAATCTAATAAAAGAAATTTTCTTTTCACTATTAACAAGCGGTAATGCTAAGTTAATAGTTCTTATACTAGCTTTTATTCCTGCATTATCACCGTCAAGACATAATATAATTTCATCACAAGCACGCCATAATTTGTGTAAGTGATTCTCAGTAACACTAGTACCAAGACTCGCAACCACTTCACTAAAACCTGCTTGATGTAGTGCTATAACATCAAAATAACCTTCTACTAAAATCGAGCGATTTTTTTTATAGCTACTGCTTATCGCTTTATGCTCACCGTATAGAGTATCGTTTTTTTGAAATACTATAGTTTCATATGAATTTAAATATTTAGGTAACCCGTTCCCTAATACTCTAGCACCAAAACCTACAATTTTATTGTAAATATTTCTAATTGGAATAGTAATACGATTAGAAAATAAATTATATATTTCACCATTTTTGCGCTTGCCAATTAAACCTGCTTGACCAAGCGTTGTAATATCTATCTTCTTATCAAGAAAAAATTTTGCAAATTTATTATTTCTTGGAGAAAAACCTATTGAGAATTCTTTTATTGTCGTTTCAGTAATATTTCTTTGATTTAAATAATTTAGTATTTCAGGAGTTAACTGCGTTCTAAAAAATTTATTAGCAAGCTCTAAAATATTTAAAATATTATCAGATTCTTCATAAAATTCTTTCTGTTTTACAGTTAATTTCGGTATCTCT is a genomic window containing:
- the dnaG gene encoding DNA primase; this encodes MRVTQEFYELLRNRINISDVVRQKLALTRKSSNYVGLCPFHQEKTPSFTVSDSKRFFYCFGCKASGDVIKFTSNISGLSYNESAIKLANDYGIEIPKLTVKQKEFYEESDNILNILELANKFFRTQLTPEILNYLNQRNITETTIKEFSIGFSPRNNKFAKFFLDKKIDITTLGQAGLIGKRKNGEIYNLFSNRITIPIRNIYNKIVGFGARVLGNGLPKYLNSYETIVFQKNDTLYGEHKAISSSYKKNRSILVEGYFDVIALHQAGFSEVVASLGTSVTENHLHKLWRACDEIILCLDGDNAGIKASIRTINLALPLVNSEKKISFIRLPSGLDPDDVVNKNGADFFAKLIDKRISLSEMIWYIEYSGKNFKTAEEKANLEKNLKDYCNKISDSNLKASYYRFFKDQIWQNLVIKQKKIITQNFNSSLIASSHCYSELEMLEHAFCALLIKFPIMLAEKDIRDFILNLNFNNKSLEEFRNWYLNEIIDNKVEESEITAIVEKTSFFDIFLLLSKADNLFLDISFNKNNIRLDLLWQWLYKKYYLINLQQEYAISINGNHDFEKVLLYKKEILKIVNELQVLNESFINQTIT